Part of the Paenibacillus terrae HPL-003 genome is shown below.
GTAATGAATTTCACATCTTTCCGGGCCAACCTGTTTTACCATAGAAGGGTGATACGCCGTGCTGGGCAGACCACTTTGGGCGGGACAGGTGCGTTCTGCTGCAAATCAGCTACACAGGCTGTCTGGCATGCGCGGCAAGCACGCTTTTATTTTGATTCGAAGCGGAGTGTCCAGATGTTGAATACCGAATGGGAATACCGTGAGCGCATCAGGAAGCTGGCCGTAAGCATTGTCAAGCATTACCGGGGAAAAGGACCGGACAATGTCAAGGTTTCACTGGATTCGCCGCTCCGGATTACGGTAGAAATTTGGGGAACATTGTCCAATCTCTCCGAAATTTTGGTTCATGAAGGGGCCGGCGAGAAGGTCAAAGAATATTGGAACGTCCTTCGTCCTTATCTAGAAAAGGAATTTATAAGCGAAGCTGAAAAAACACTTGGCAGTCCCTTCACTTACACTTGGGAAGTCTGCCCCTCCGTCCATGGGGACGGACATATTATCATTACTCTTGAATTACAACACATACACCGGTTGGATTAGCGGGAAGGGGCTTGTCTCCTCGCCTGCGGATAAGCCAGTACAGGATGCAGCGTGAAGCGGCATTTTTGTATTGGCTTTTTTTATGTTACGAGTTTCATCTATTTCATATAAAAAGAGGTGCTGCACACATGGCAGACAAGGTATTGACCGTATGTCCCTACTGTGGAAGCGGTTGTCAGCTTCATTTGCTGGTGGACAAGGGACAGGTAATTGGCGCAGAGCCGGCTGGTGGTCGTACAAACGAAGGAACACTGTGTCTGAAAGGACATTATGGATGGGATTTTCTGAATGACCCGCAAATTCTAACCGCACGCTTGCGCAAGCCCCTGATTCGAAAAAATGGAGTCATGGAGGAAGTGGAGTGGGAAGAAGCCATTCAGTATACCGCTGAACGCCTTTTAGCAATCAAGGAAAAATATGGACCCGATTCCATTATGGGAACAGGCTCCGCACGCGGTCCGGGGAACGAGGCCAACTATGTCATGCAAAAGTTTATGCGGGCGGTCATCGGCACAAACAATATTGACCATTGCGCTCGCGTATGCCACGGTCCTTCTGTGGCAGGCCTGACTTACTCTCTCGGAGACGGAGCCATGTCCAATTCCATTCCTGAAATTGAACATTCCGATCTTGTTTTCGTATTCGGTTATAATGCACCCGAAACGCATCCCATAGTTGCACGGCGCATTGTAGCCGCCAAGCAAAGAGGTGCCAAAATCATCGTATGCGATCCACGCATGACCGAAACCGCCCGTATTTCGGATTTGTGGCTGCCGCTAAAGGGCGGTTCGAATATGGCTTTGGTAAACGCATTTGGCCATGTACTTGTGCATGAAGAACTGTACAACAAACGGTACGTCGAAGCGCATACAGAAGGCTTTGCAGAATACGTAGATAGCATTAAAAAATATACACCCGAATATGCGGAAGGCATTACGGGGGTCAAGGCTGCTGACATCCGAGCGGCAATGAGGGAATATGCAAAGGCCCCTACCGCTACAATTCTGTACGGAATGGGCGTATGTCAATTTTCACAGGCCGTTGACGTGGTAAAGGGGCTCGCCTCCCTTGCCCTGTTGACCGGAAATCTGGGCAAGCCAAATGTGGGTATCGGACCTGTCCGGGGACAAAACAATGTCCAGGGCTCCTGCGACATGGGCGCATTGCCGAATGTATATCCTGGCTATCAGGATGTAACGGACACTACGGTTCGCAAAAAGTTTGAAAAAGCATACGGTGTCGAGTTGCCGCGTAAAAAAGGATATCCACTTACGGAGGTACCGCATCTCATCCTGAAGGAGAACAAGCTGAAAGCTTATTATATCTTCGGCGAGGACCCTGTACAAAGTGATCCGAACGCCGCGGAATTACGTGAGGCGCTGGATAAAATGGAATTTATCGTCGTACAGGATATTTTCATGAACAAAACGGCGCTGCATGCCGATGTCATCCTCCCTTCTACTGCTTGGGGCGAGCATGACGGTGTATATTCTTCGGCAGACCGGGGCTTTCAGCGCATCCGTAAGGCCGTCGATCCGCAGGGTGATGTAAAGCCGGATTGGGCCATTATTAGCGAAGTTGCTACCGCTATGGGCTACCCTATGTCCTATGCAAACACAGAGGAAATTTGGGATGAAATGCGAAGCCTCTGCCCGTTATTCGCTGGCGCAAGCTACCAAAAAATGGAGGAGCAAGGCGGCGTGCAATGGCCCTGCCCTACAGAAGACCATCCAGGTACACCTTATTTGTACAAAGGTAATCAATTTTCCACGCCTAGTGGCAAAGGCCGATTATTCGCCTGCGA
Proteins encoded:
- the fdhF gene encoding formate dehydrogenase subunit alpha produces the protein MADKVLTVCPYCGSGCQLHLLVDKGQVIGAEPAGGRTNEGTLCLKGHYGWDFLNDPQILTARLRKPLIRKNGVMEEVEWEEAIQYTAERLLAIKEKYGPDSIMGTGSARGPGNEANYVMQKFMRAVIGTNNIDHCARVCHGPSVAGLTYSLGDGAMSNSIPEIEHSDLVFVFGYNAPETHPIVARRIVAAKQRGAKIIVCDPRMTETARISDLWLPLKGGSNMALVNAFGHVLVHEELYNKRYVEAHTEGFAEYVDSIKKYTPEYAEGITGVKAADIRAAMREYAKAPTATILYGMGVCQFSQAVDVVKGLASLALLTGNLGKPNVGIGPVRGQNNVQGSCDMGALPNVYPGYQDVTDTTVRKKFEKAYGVELPRKKGYPLTEVPHLILKENKLKAYYIFGEDPVQSDPNAAELREALDKMEFIVVQDIFMNKTALHADVILPSTAWGEHDGVYSSADRGFQRIRKAVDPQGDVKPDWAIISEVATAMGYPMSYANTEEIWDEMRSLCPLFAGASYQKMEEQGGVQWPCPTEDHPGTPYLYKGNQFSTPSGKGRLFACEWRPPQEQPDATYPLVLSTVREVGHYSVRTMTGNCRALRQLADEPGFIQISPEDGADLNILDGEIVAISSRRGRIMARAQISDRVKQGATYMTYHWWVGACNELTADFLDPVSKTPELKYCAIRLERIADQAQAERDVHESYQRIRRQMNVQEAVLANKVTR
- a CDS encoding DUF2294 domain-containing protein; this encodes MIRRAGQTTLGGTGAFCCKSATQAVWHARQARFYFDSKRSVQMLNTEWEYRERIRKLAVSIVKHYRGKGPDNVKVSLDSPLRITVEIWGTLSNLSEILVHEGAGEKVKEYWNVLRPYLEKEFISEAEKTLGSPFTYTWEVCPSVHGDGHIIITLELQHIHRLD